A genomic window from Dethiosulfovibrio salsuginis includes:
- a CDS encoding GrdX family protein translates to MVRSLVLITNNPAFFSLHQEGLELVKLDGTAYDVVVAGRDRVHQGWTLLNHPLYGNFRPYHQPFRTMLLRAPERPEDFALDSDSLSLVERAAEVYLSCSDRWLTPETSPKSMYDDCSVLDYDLMKETLVKEGVKI, encoded by the coding sequence GTGGTCCGTTCTTTAGTCCTAATCACCAACAATCCTGCATTTTTCTCCCTTCATCAGGAGGGTCTTGAGCTGGTGAAGCTCGACGGTACCGCATACGACGTGGTTGTGGCGGGCCGTGATCGAGTTCATCAGGGGTGGACCTTGCTGAATCACCCTCTTTATGGAAACTTCCGACCTTATCATCAGCCTTTTAGGACAATGTTGCTCAGGGCCCCTGAGCGTCCCGAGGATTTCGCACTGGATAGCGACTCCCTTTCCCTGGTGGAGAGGGCCGCAGAGGTCTATCTGTCCTGTTCCGACAGGTGGTTGACCCCTGAGACGTCACCTAAATCCATGTACGACGATTGTTCCGTGCTGGACTACGATCTGATGAAGGAAACTTTGGTGAAAGAGGGAGTAAAAATCTAA
- a CDS encoding thioredoxin family protein, with protein MIELDKDTFDAEVKESDIPVLVDFWGPKCTHCLALMPGVEELAKEYDGKVKFCKVNIQGNRRVAISLKVMGLPAFLFWKGGEEQARISGDSVTIDQIRQELDKLL; from the coding sequence ATGATAGAGCTGGATAAGGACACATTTGACGCAGAGGTAAAGGAAAGCGATATTCCCGTATTGGTAGATTTCTGGGGACCTAAGTGCACTCACTGCCTGGCCCTCATGCCTGGAGTCGAGGAGCTTGCCAAGGAATACGACGGCAAGGTCAAGTTTTGCAAGGTCAACATACAGGGCAACCGCAGGGTGGCTATCTCCCTTAAGGTAATGGGACTTCCTGCTTTCCTCTTCTGGAAGGGCGGCGAGGAGCAGGCCAGGATCAGCGGCGACTCGGTGACCATCGACCAGATTCGTCAGGAACTGGACAAGCTTCTGTAA
- a CDS encoding sodium-dependent transporter, whose translation MANQVGQEREQWGSKIGFILAAAGSAVGLGNIWKFPYVTGTNGGGAFVLIYVLMVACIGFSVMLAELVIGRRAQLNAVGSFEKIKGGAWPMVGWLGLACGFLILSYYGVVGGWTIKYILHSFTGLMEIAGAGNAGEAFGGFISNPVMVVLYQAIFMFSVIWVVYRGVGEGIERYCKILMPALFILMIILIGRSVTLEGAGAGIEFYLKPDFSKVTAGTVLAALGQAFFSLSLGMGCMITYGSYLQKDISLPGAAAQVCFLDTLVALLAGLVVFPAVFAFGVEPGAGPGLTFITLPGIFSKMPGGMMWSGLFFLLLFVAALTSAISLLEVACSYFIDKGWTRAKAAWTMGTLIFLLGIPSAISLGGGLKIGGKDFIDAAGFMTDQIMMPIGGLLICVFVGWVIKDIAKEELTNNGKLPLFAGFDAWVMFVKFVAPLSILYIFITGLKW comes from the coding sequence ATGGCTAATCAAGTAGGTCAAGAGAGAGAACAGTGGGGGAGCAAAATCGGTTTTATTTTAGCTGCGGCAGGCTCTGCCGTGGGGCTGGGGAACATATGGAAGTTTCCTTACGTCACAGGGACTAACGGAGGGGGAGCTTTCGTCCTTATCTACGTTCTGATGGTCGCCTGTATCGGTTTTTCCGTTATGTTGGCTGAGCTGGTGATAGGAAGAAGGGCACAGCTTAACGCCGTCGGGTCCTTCGAGAAGATCAAAGGTGGGGCCTGGCCCATGGTGGGATGGCTAGGTCTGGCCTGTGGCTTTTTGATCCTTTCCTACTACGGAGTGGTCGGTGGATGGACGATCAAATATATCCTCCACTCTTTCACCGGCCTCATGGAGATAGCGGGAGCTGGCAACGCCGGAGAGGCCTTCGGAGGGTTTATATCCAATCCTGTTATGGTGGTCCTCTATCAGGCTATATTCATGTTTTCCGTCATATGGGTCGTCTATAGAGGCGTAGGTGAAGGCATAGAGCGTTACTGCAAAATCCTCATGCCTGCCCTCTTTATCCTGATGATAATCCTCATCGGCAGATCGGTCACATTAGAAGGAGCAGGGGCGGGAATAGAGTTCTACCTCAAGCCCGATTTCTCGAAGGTCACCGCTGGCACCGTTCTTGCCGCACTGGGACAGGCTTTCTTCTCCCTTTCCCTGGGAATGGGCTGTATGATCACCTACGGTAGTTACCTCCAGAAAGACATAAGCCTTCCCGGTGCCGCCGCTCAGGTGTGTTTCCTAGATACCCTCGTGGCCCTTCTCGCCGGCCTTGTTGTTTTCCCGGCGGTTTTCGCCTTCGGAGTGGAGCCCGGTGCAGGCCCTGGCCTTACCTTCATAACCCTTCCGGGCATATTCTCCAAGATGCCCGGTGGGATGATGTGGTCCGGTCTTTTCTTCCTGCTTCTCTTCGTGGCGGCACTTACCTCCGCCATATCCCTTCTCGAGGTGGCCTGTTCCTACTTCATAGACAAGGGATGGACTAGAGCTAAGGCGGCTTGGACCATGGGAACCCTTATATTCCTCCTCGGGATCCCCTCGGCGATCTCCCTCGGAGGCGGCCTTAAGATCGGTGGCAAGGACTTTATCGACGCCGCTGGCTTCATGACCGACCAGATCATGATGCCTATAGGAGGGCTTCTGATCTGTGTGTTCGTCGGATGGGTCATAAAGGACATAGCCAAAGAAGAGCTCACCAACAACGGCAAGCTGCCTCTCTTCGCCGGTTTCGACGCCTGGGTGATGTTCGTCAAGTTCGTCGCCCCTCTTTCGATTCTCTATATCTTCATCACCGGACTTAAATGGTAG
- a CDS encoding HypC/HybG/HupF family hydrogenase formation chaperone translates to MCLAIPHRIVEILEGNRATARAGSVVREIRTDFIGSPEPGENVLVHGGFAIQRISPKDGEELNDLWGKIRDLAGEV, encoded by the coding sequence ATGTGTCTTGCGATACCTCACAGGATCGTGGAGATTTTAGAGGGCAACAGGGCGACAGCCAGGGCGGGGTCGGTGGTAAGGGAGATAAGGACCGACTTCATCGGATCTCCGGAGCCCGGGGAGAACGTACTGGTACACGGTGGCTTCGCCATTCAGAGAATATCCCCCAAAGACGGCGAGGAGCTGAACGACCTGTGGGGCAAAATCAGGGATCTCGCAGGGGAGGTATAA
- the hypD gene encoding hydrogenase formation protein HypD, producing MIRIMEVCGTHTTSIFRHGLREALPGNIKLISGPGCPVCVTSQGEIDQAVKLSESKDVIVATYGDMVRVPGSSGSLADRRAQGADVRVVLSASQCIDLARENPKKQVVFLAVGFETTAPATAATVLQAHREGIDNLSILCFHKKVPPALRTLAEQSWSIDGLLLPGNVAVILGHEPFRFLPEERGIPSVIGGFSPGEILSALGELLRQIKAGSPKLTSCYSSVVRPEGNPIAIDLMRKVFKSGTALWRGLGPIEDSGMVLREEFLSMDGSIRFSLKTEETPDPEGCICGRVLSGLSEPKDCPLFGGICTPVTPVGPCMVSGEGTCSAWFRYGRKELIRWKS from the coding sequence GTGATAAGGATCATGGAGGTCTGCGGCACCCACACTACGTCCATCTTTCGCCACGGACTAAGGGAGGCCCTGCCCGGCAACATAAAGCTCATATCGGGGCCCGGCTGCCCGGTGTGCGTCACCTCTCAAGGGGAGATAGACCAGGCGGTCAAACTTTCGGAGAGCAAAGACGTTATCGTAGCCACCTACGGCGACATGGTCAGGGTTCCAGGATCCAGCGGATCTTTAGCGGACAGAAGAGCCCAGGGAGCGGACGTTCGGGTAGTCCTGTCGGCCTCTCAGTGTATCGACCTAGCCAGAGAGAACCCAAAAAAACAGGTGGTCTTTCTAGCGGTAGGCTTCGAGACCACCGCACCGGCGACGGCAGCGACGGTCCTCCAGGCCCATAGAGAGGGCATCGACAATCTGTCGATTCTGTGTTTCCACAAAAAAGTCCCTCCCGCCCTGAGGACACTGGCGGAACAGAGTTGGTCAATCGACGGCCTGCTTCTGCCGGGAAACGTGGCTGTCATACTGGGACACGAACCTTTTCGTTTTCTGCCCGAAGAACGGGGAATCCCATCGGTCATAGGAGGCTTCAGCCCCGGTGAAATTTTATCCGCACTGGGAGAGCTGCTGAGGCAGATCAAGGCCGGATCTCCAAAACTGACCTCCTGTTATTCGTCGGTGGTGAGGCCCGAGGGAAACCCTATAGCCATAGACCTCATGAGAAAAGTGTTCAAAAGCGGCACAGCCCTGTGGAGGGGCCTAGGCCCTATAGAGGACAGTGGCATGGTCCTAAGGGAAGAGTTCCTCTCGATGGACGGTTCCATCAGGTTTAGCCTGAAAACCGAGGAAACCCCGGATCCCGAGGGCTGCATATGCGGCAGGGTCCTGTCCGGCCTCAGCGAGCCGAAAGACTGCCCGCTGTTTGGGGGGATATGCACCCCTGTGACACCGGTAGGCCCCTGCATGGTCTCCGGCGAAGGCACCTGCTCCGCCTGGTTCAGATACGGCAGAAAGGAATTGATCCGATGGAAAAGCTGA
- the hypE gene encoding hydrogenase expression/formation protein HypE, whose amino-acid sequence MEKLTLGHGTGGRLTADLIKSFSSQFGEALTGKELEDCSMITSDMAITIDGFTVSPRVFPGGDIGKLAVCGGTNDLAVRGAKPLFLAMSIIAEEGLDQEELLSYGRSAASVCLEIGAKLVAGDTKVVPKGAADGVFITLASVGKTENPLGMSRIETGDKIAVTTSIGRHGATIGALRYDLSVEGLKSDCAALWPLLGPLAKMEGIKAMRDCTRGGLGTALCEWAEGIGKGIEIDESSIPMDQGVLSVCDILGFDPLHLACEGCAIVAYRPDQEDRVLSALRSHPLGIDAAAIGKVVDGHPGMVGMNTASGGMRVVDMPIGEVLPRIC is encoded by the coding sequence ATGGAAAAGCTGACTCTAGGCCACGGAACAGGAGGAAGGCTCACGGCGGACCTCATAAAGAGCTTTTCCTCCCAGTTCGGAGAGGCTCTTACAGGAAAAGAGCTTGAGGACTGCTCTATGATAACCTCCGACATGGCCATAACCATCGACGGCTTCACCGTCTCCCCTAGGGTGTTTCCAGGAGGGGACATAGGCAAGCTGGCGGTATGCGGAGGCACCAACGACCTGGCGGTGAGGGGAGCTAAGCCCCTGTTTCTCGCTATGTCCATAATCGCCGAAGAAGGGCTGGACCAGGAGGAGCTTCTGTCCTACGGAAGAAGCGCCGCTTCGGTCTGTCTGGAGATCGGCGCAAAGCTGGTGGCAGGGGACACCAAAGTGGTCCCTAAAGGGGCGGCGGACGGGGTTTTTATAACCCTGGCCTCCGTCGGAAAGACCGAGAACCCTCTTGGGATGTCCCGGATAGAGACAGGGGATAAAATAGCGGTCACCACCTCCATAGGCAGACACGGCGCCACCATAGGGGCCCTGAGGTACGACCTATCGGTGGAGGGCCTTAAAAGCGACTGTGCCGCCCTCTGGCCCCTTTTAGGCCCTTTGGCGAAGATGGAGGGGATAAAGGCCATGAGGGACTGCACCAGAGGAGGGCTTGGGACAGCCCTTTGCGAGTGGGCGGAGGGAATCGGAAAGGGAATAGAGATCGACGAATCGTCGATCCCTATGGATCAGGGAGTTCTCTCGGTCTGCGACATACTGGGCTTCGACCCTCTCCATCTGGCCTGCGAGGGCTGCGCCATCGTAGCCTACCGACCGGACCAGGAGGACCGTGTCCTGTCGGCCCTCAGGTCCCATCCACTGGGAATCGACGCCGCCGCCATAGGGAAGGTGGTCGACGGGCATCCCGGAATGGTCGGGATGAATACGGCCTCCGGCGGAATGAGGGTTGTGGATATGCCGATCGGGGAGGTACTTCCCAGGATATGCTAA
- a CDS encoding TIGR00282 family metallophosphoesterase, whose amino-acid sequence MKVLFIGDMVGKPGRSITGQALPYLREHHGPFDFVIANGENAAAGRGLTAKVAEELFSTGIDCLTSGNHIWDKKEIYPILDQEPRILRPANYPPGCPGQGVSVIKKGSLSLGVVSLQGRVFMPDIDCPFRCIDGILAELGDVPVFIDFHAEATSEKRVLGAYLDGRVSAFVGTHTHVQTADEEVLPGGTAYISDVGMTGSFASAIGMKLESVLPKFLTGLPSKFEVAEEDVRLNGVVVHIDDESGIALDIKRVVVKEAELW is encoded by the coding sequence ATGAAGGTCCTTTTTATAGGCGATATGGTAGGTAAGCCCGGTCGGTCCATAACCGGCCAGGCACTGCCCTACCTCAGAGAGCATCACGGACCTTTCGATTTCGTAATTGCCAACGGCGAGAACGCAGCGGCAGGGAGGGGCCTCACCGCCAAGGTGGCTGAAGAGCTGTTTTCCACCGGAATAGACTGTCTCACCTCGGGAAACCATATCTGGGATAAAAAGGAGATCTATCCTATCCTCGATCAGGAGCCAAGAATCCTCAGGCCCGCCAATTACCCTCCCGGCTGTCCCGGCCAGGGGGTGTCGGTCATAAAAAAAGGTTCCCTCTCCCTGGGGGTGGTCAGCCTTCAGGGCAGGGTCTTTATGCCCGATATAGACTGTCCCTTTCGCTGTATAGACGGCATATTGGCCGAACTGGGGGACGTTCCGGTTTTTATAGACTTCCACGCCGAGGCCACCTCGGAGAAGAGGGTTCTAGGGGCCTATCTGGACGGCAGGGTCTCCGCCTTTGTCGGAACCCATACCCACGTTCAGACCGCCGACGAGGAGGTCCTCCCCGGAGGAACCGCCTATATATCCGACGTAGGTATGACCGGATCTTTCGCCAGTGCCATAGGGATGAAGTTAGAGAGCGTCCTGCCTAAGTTTCTGACCGGCCTTCCCTCCAAGTTCGAGGTGGCCGAGGAGGACGTGCGACTGAACGGTGTGGTCGTCCATATAGACGACGAGTCTGGAATAGCCCTGGACATAAAGAGGGTTGTCGTAAAAGAAGCGGAGCTCTGGTAA
- the rny gene encoding ribonuclease Y produces the protein MESTVILGVVAGLAFGVAGGLLISRSLGGKHLLSAQKQADQIVKKAVKDGEQRKRETLSEVREEVFQMRQEAEKEAKDRRSELQRAERRLEQKEENLDKKLDRVSRREDDLKSKLDGAEKKLQEADKIKQEQVEKLEEIAQLTRDQAKDILMKEVEDKAQHSLGMLIKDLEEKARWEAARKAREIIVTAIQRCAVEHSSDVAVSVVNLPSDEMKGRIIGREGRNIRAFETETGVDLIVDDTPEAVTLSCFDPVRREIARISLERLVNDGRIHPARIEELIQKATEEVEESIMEAGEQCLLDLGIKHMHVDLIRLVGSLKYRYSYGQNGLQHSMEVAHISGIIAAELGADEDLAKRAGLLHDIGKAVDHKIEGPHALIGADLAKRYNEPPEIINAIGAHHEDMEIQSVYDVIVASADAISAARPGARRESLDAYVKRLEKLETLAKSFKDVSKAYAIQAGREVRVMVAPNISDEGVINKLAFDVAKKIEEEMKYPGQIKVTAIKEFRAVEYAK, from the coding sequence ATGGAATCTACAGTCATATTGGGAGTCGTGGCGGGGCTGGCTTTCGGCGTCGCTGGAGGGCTCCTGATCTCCAGATCTCTCGGGGGAAAGCATCTCCTTAGTGCCCAAAAACAGGCCGATCAGATTGTGAAAAAGGCTGTCAAGGACGGGGAGCAGCGAAAAAGGGAAACTCTCTCGGAGGTCAGAGAAGAAGTCTTTCAGATGAGGCAGGAAGCGGAGAAAGAGGCGAAGGACAGAAGGTCCGAGCTTCAGAGGGCCGAAAGGCGATTGGAACAGAAGGAGGAGAATCTGGATAAGAAGCTAGACCGGGTCTCCAGGAGGGAAGACGACCTGAAGAGCAAGCTCGATGGGGCGGAGAAAAAGCTTCAGGAGGCGGATAAGATCAAACAGGAACAGGTCGAGAAGCTGGAGGAGATAGCCCAGCTTACCAGAGATCAGGCCAAGGATATCCTCATGAAAGAGGTGGAGGATAAGGCCCAGCACTCTCTCGGTATGCTCATAAAGGACCTGGAGGAGAAGGCCCGTTGGGAGGCCGCCAGAAAGGCCAGGGAGATCATCGTCACAGCTATCCAGCGTTGTGCGGTGGAGCACTCCTCCGATGTGGCGGTCAGCGTGGTCAACCTTCCTTCCGACGAGATGAAAGGCCGGATTATCGGCAGGGAGGGCCGTAACATAAGGGCCTTCGAGACCGAGACCGGCGTCGACTTAATAGTCGACGATACCCCTGAGGCGGTCACTCTGAGCTGTTTCGATCCTGTGAGACGGGAGATAGCCAGGATATCCCTGGAGAGGCTGGTAAACGACGGCAGAATACACCCTGCCAGAATTGAGGAGCTTATCCAGAAGGCCACCGAAGAGGTGGAGGAGTCGATTATGGAGGCAGGGGAGCAGTGCCTTCTGGACCTTGGGATCAAACATATGCACGTAGACCTGATCCGGTTGGTGGGATCCCTCAAGTATCGCTATAGTTACGGCCAAAACGGCCTTCAGCACAGTATGGAGGTAGCCCATATCTCCGGTATTATCGCAGCGGAGCTAGGGGCCGACGAGGATCTCGCCAAGAGGGCGGGCCTCCTTCACGATATCGGCAAGGCGGTGGACCACAAGATAGAGGGACCTCACGCTCTCATAGGGGCGGACCTTGCCAAGAGGTACAACGAACCACCGGAGATAATAAACGCCATAGGAGCCCATCACGAGGACATGGAGATACAGTCGGTCTACGACGTAATAGTCGCCTCCGCCGACGCCATCAGTGCCGCCAGGCCCGGTGCCAGACGGGAAAGCCTGGACGCCTACGTCAAGAGGCTTGAGAAGCTGGAGACCTTGGCAAAGTCCTTCAAGGACGTGTCCAAGGCCTACGCAATCCAGGCGGGCAGGGAGGTTAGGGTCATGGTCGCCCCTAATATCTCCGACGAAGGGGTCATAAACAAACTGGCCTTCGATGTAGCAAAGAAGATAGAGGAAGAGATGAAGTACCCCGGACAGATAAAGGTAACCGCCATAAAGGAGTTCCGGGCGGTGGAGTACGCCAAGTAG
- a CDS encoding RrF2 family transcriptional regulator, with protein sequence MKLSTKTRYGLRAMIDLAKGYGTEKPISISEVARNQSLSESYLEQLFAKLRRSGLVSSVRGAQGGYLLSRHPSEIFADEIVDALEGPISISDCVDHGTCDRGGCCPARFLWEKVAEAIKSVTSRTSLQDIIEEYELRCGKKEEP encoded by the coding sequence TTGAAGCTTTCCACTAAGACCAGATACGGCCTCAGGGCCATGATAGATCTGGCTAAGGGGTATGGCACGGAAAAGCCCATATCCATAAGCGAGGTCGCCAGAAACCAGTCCCTGTCGGAGAGCTATCTGGAGCAGCTTTTCGCCAAGCTCAGGAGGTCCGGCCTCGTCTCCAGCGTTAGAGGTGCCCAGGGAGGTTATCTCCTGAGCCGTCATCCCTCGGAGATCTTCGCCGACGAAATAGTGGACGCACTTGAGGGGCCTATCAGTATATCCGACTGCGTCGATCACGGCACATGCGACAGGGGAGGTTGTTGCCCCGCCAGGTTTCTGTGGGAGAAGGTGGCGGAGGCCATAAAGTCGGTGACCTCCAGAACCTCCCTCCAGGACATAATAGAGGAATACGAGCTGCGATGCGGCAAAAAAGAGGAGCCTTAA
- the ilvD gene encoding dihydroxy-acid dehydratase has translation MNSDNVKKGFERAPHRSLLKANGYTDWEIERPWIGVVNAYNSIIPGHIHLNRIAQAVKDGVYAGGGLPLEFPVIGVCDGIAMGHKGMKFSLPSRELIKDSIELMTQAHGLDGLVLVTNCDKIIPAMAMAASTLDIPAIVVSGGPMMAGVGKDCATDLSTVFEAVGKKAVGAISDQELKELEDWACPTCGSCSGMFTANTMNCMMEALGIALPGNGTIPAVYAARDRLAKDAGRRIMDLVKEDVRPSSILTERAFENAVAVDMALGGSTNTALHLPAVAHAAGISLTLDDMDRISRRTPHLCSMSPGGRHHIEDLWRAGGIQAVMKELLDGGLLHGDVMTCTGRPLSENLASCSVSDRNVIRPLSAPVDPEGGIAVLKGSLAPDGSVVKQTAVMAEMMVHRGPARVFDSEEDASAAIMAGVIVDGDVIVIRYEGPKGGPGMREMLAPTSAIMGRGQGSSVALITDGRFSGATRGASIGHVSPEAASGGPIGLVRDGDIISIDIPARRLDLLVDEEELEIRRKDWVPSCQETEMSYMRRYRSFVTSGDKGAVFQDP, from the coding sequence TTGAACAGCGACAACGTGAAAAAGGGTTTTGAGAGGGCCCCACATAGGTCTCTTTTAAAGGCCAACGGCTACACCGATTGGGAGATAGAGAGGCCCTGGATAGGGGTCGTCAACGCCTATAACTCCATAATCCCAGGGCACATCCACCTCAACAGGATAGCCCAGGCGGTCAAGGACGGGGTCTACGCCGGAGGAGGACTACCGTTGGAGTTCCCTGTTATAGGGGTCTGCGACGGCATAGCCATGGGCCATAAGGGCATGAAGTTCTCCCTCCCCAGCAGGGAGCTTATAAAGGATTCCATAGAGCTTATGACCCAGGCTCACGGTCTGGACGGTCTTGTGCTGGTGACAAACTGCGACAAGATAATCCCAGCGATGGCTATGGCGGCGTCGACCCTTGATATACCGGCCATAGTGGTCAGCGGCGGTCCTATGATGGCCGGGGTGGGCAAGGATTGTGCCACCGATCTGAGCACCGTATTCGAGGCGGTGGGCAAAAAGGCGGTAGGGGCCATCTCCGACCAGGAGCTTAAGGAGCTTGAGGACTGGGCCTGTCCCACCTGCGGTTCCTGTTCCGGCATGTTCACCGCCAACACCATGAACTGTATGATGGAGGCACTGGGAATAGCCCTCCCAGGCAACGGAACCATCCCGGCGGTCTACGCCGCCAGGGACAGGCTCGCCAAGGACGCAGGCAGGAGGATCATGGACCTGGTCAAAGAGGACGTCAGGCCGTCGTCCATTCTTACCGAGAGGGCCTTTGAGAACGCCGTGGCGGTTGATATGGCCTTAGGCGGCTCGACCAACACCGCCTTACACCTGCCTGCCGTAGCCCATGCGGCAGGAATCAGCCTGACTCTGGACGATATGGACAGGATAAGCAGAAGGACTCCCCACCTTTGCAGCATGAGCCCAGGAGGTCGGCACCATATAGAGGACCTCTGGAGGGCCGGAGGGATCCAGGCGGTCATGAAGGAACTGCTGGACGGGGGGCTGCTCCACGGTGACGTGATGACCTGTACCGGCAGACCCCTGTCGGAGAACCTGGCCTCCTGTTCCGTCTCGGATCGGAACGTCATCAGACCTCTGTCGGCCCCGGTGGATCCAGAGGGTGGCATAGCGGTACTCAAGGGATCTTTGGCCCCCGATGGGTCGGTCGTAAAGCAGACCGCTGTGATGGCTGAGATGATGGTACACCGTGGCCCAGCCAGGGTATTCGACTCGGAGGAGGACGCCAGCGCCGCCATTATGGCAGGGGTCATAGTGGACGGCGACGTCATAGTCATCCGCTACGAAGGACCTAAGGGAGGGCCTGGAATGAGGGAGATGCTGGCCCCCACCTCCGCCATAATGGGAAGGGGTCAGGGCAGCTCGGTGGCCCTCATAACCGATGGACGGTTCTCCGGCGCCACCAGGGGAGCCTCCATAGGCCACGTGTCCCCCGAGGCGGCCTCCGGTGGTCCTATTGGCCTGGTCAGGGACGGCGATATCATCTCCATCGATATACCGGCCAGGAGGCTTGATTTACTGGTGGACGAGGAGGAATTGGAGATCAGGAGAAAGGACTGGGTTCCCTCCTGTCAGGAGACGGAGATGTCCTACATGAGGAGATACCGCAGTTTCGTCACCTCCGGCGATAAAGGGGCGGTTTTTCAGGATCCCTAG
- a CDS encoding TRAP transporter large permease, giving the protein MGAVLAGAFFLLMALGMPIGLAVGIASTVVLVMDGLPLQMVPQMMFTGNNSFALVAVPFFILAGDILAKGGISERIVAFAEASLGRIKGGLSIVSIVASMFIAAISGSGAATTAAVGSALLPDLKEKGYDLDFSSALIAASGTIGVVIPPSVPMVLYAVIAGESVAKLFMGGFVPGVLMGLGLIALALVVARRRNYPSSPEVSKEERFRRFKASTWGLMTPVIILGGIFSGFFTPSEAAAIAVVYSLFVAFFIYRSMTWDKFYKLVVGAGVTSSLIMFIIATSQLFGWGLAFYEVPEAVAGALLGFAGGSKAMVYFTIVVVVLLAGMVMETSSALIILTPIFLPTIIQLGGNLIHFGVILAVGLAIGMATPPVAINIYVASAVTGLPVERISRPIVPMVAILVAVLFIATYVPRLVLFLPGLIWG; this is encoded by the coding sequence ATGGGTGCGGTTCTGGCCGGGGCTTTTTTCCTGCTGATGGCACTCGGTATGCCCATAGGGCTGGCGGTTGGGATAGCCTCTACGGTGGTTCTTGTGATGGATGGCCTGCCGCTCCAGATGGTCCCTCAGATGATGTTCACCGGCAACAACTCCTTTGCCCTGGTGGCGGTCCCCTTTTTCATCCTGGCGGGGGATATCCTGGCTAAAGGGGGTATCTCCGAGAGGATAGTCGCCTTCGCCGAGGCGTCTTTGGGCAGGATAAAAGGCGGCCTTTCCATCGTTTCCATAGTGGCGTCTATGTTCATCGCCGCAATCTCCGGCTCCGGGGCGGCGACCACCGCCGCGGTTGGGTCGGCGTTGCTGCCGGACCTGAAGGAGAAGGGATATGACCTGGACTTTTCCTCAGCCCTCATAGCCGCCTCCGGGACCATCGGGGTGGTTATACCACCTAGCGTCCCAATGGTGCTCTACGCCGTTATAGCCGGTGAGTCGGTGGCAAAGCTCTTTATGGGTGGGTTCGTGCCAGGGGTCCTTATGGGCCTGGGTCTTATAGCTCTGGCTTTGGTGGTCGCCAGAAGGAGGAACTATCCCTCCTCTCCGGAGGTCTCAAAGGAGGAGAGGTTCCGCCGTTTTAAGGCGTCGACCTGGGGGCTTATGACCCCTGTGATAATCCTGGGAGGTATTTTCTCCGGCTTCTTCACTCCCTCCGAGGCGGCGGCGATAGCGGTGGTCTACTCGTTGTTCGTGGCCTTCTTCATATACAGGTCCATGACATGGGATAAATTCTATAAATTGGTGGTCGGGGCGGGGGTGACGTCGTCGCTCATAATGTTCATCATAGCGACCTCCCAGCTCTTCGGTTGGGGACTTGCCTTCTACGAGGTTCCCGAGGCCGTAGCTGGGGCGTTGCTGGGCTTCGCTGGCGGCAGCAAGGCCATGGTTTACTTCACCATAGTGGTGGTGGTCCTGTTGGCGGGAATGGTCATGGAGACGTCGTCGGCCCTTATAATACTGACCCCTATATTTCTGCCGACTATAATCCAGCTCGGGGGGAATCTGATCCATTTCGGGGTCATTCTGGCGGTAGGGCTTGCCATAGGGATGGCGACACCGCCGGTAGCCATAAATATTTACGTCGCTAGTGCGGTGACCGGTCTCCCGGTGGAGCGGATAAGCCGTCCTATAGTGCCTATGGTGGCTATTCTGGTGGCGGTGCTGTTTATCGCGACCTACGTTCCTCGGCTGGTGCTTTTCTTGCCGGGGCTGATTTGGGGATAG
- a CDS encoding TRAP transporter small permease: protein MALLRKLSFNVNRICEVTLFSLMVFMVGLTMAQIVCRVFFQALVWSEELVRFSLVAASLVGASVAFYRGSHISISFLTDRLPSGLRLAVQVAMRLGAVAFFVVVAWYGWILMGTESFQTTPALGISMRWVYAMYPLFGAVVILHLLAGFADLMGGER, encoded by the coding sequence ATGGCTTTGCTGCGGAAGCTCAGTTTTAACGTAAACCGTATCTGTGAGGTGACCCTTTTTTCCCTCATGGTCTTTATGGTCGGTCTGACTATGGCCCAGATAGTATGTCGGGTGTTCTTTCAGGCCCTGGTGTGGTCCGAGGAGCTGGTCCGCTTTTCTTTGGTGGCAGCTTCGCTGGTAGGGGCCTCGGTGGCCTTCTACAGGGGAAGCCATATTTCGATATCCTTTCTGACCGACAGGCTTCCCTCTGGCCTTCGCCTTGCGGTGCAGGTGGCGATGAGGCTTGGGGCGGTGGCGTTTTTCGTCGTGGTGGCTTGGTACGGCTGGATCCTGATGGGGACCGAGTCCTTCCAGACCACCCCAGCTCTGGGCATCTCCATGAGGTGGGTTTACGCTATGTACCCTTTGTTTGGGGCGGTCGTGATACTTCATCTTTTAGCTGGCTTTGCCGATCTGATGGGAGGTGAACGGTGA